The genomic DNA GATATTGCCTAGAAAACAACACAGCACAATCTGAAAGGACCCATCAGCACAAAAATAAGATTCAAcgcaatacaatataatattaaCACACGGGAtaagacatttaaaaaaatctatTATCTAGAAAACACTTCCTTATGTGCATAGTGAGACTTTGGTTTATTATTTCATTGAAGATGCATATGTAAGTCTCACGCGCCCCACCTATATTCGGCATTGACCGCTCGCGTTTTCTAAAGGATACTATCTATTTTCGTTGGTGGAAGTAATTTCTTACGACTGTTTAAGCCGACACTAATATTTACATAGCTATGCTTTCATAACTGGTCCCGCTAAAAACATTCCCTCAGGGGTAATAAGGAAAGACGGCCAAAACATAACGAAGGCAagatagaacaaaaaaaaaagaggagattCCCGGGAAATTGAATTTAACAGCGACATATCCCTGATAGTGCCAATCATCCGGTGAGTCTTCCAAGCAATATATGATTATTAGCTCTGTGTTTGTCTTGCTGCTATATGtgttgattgtttttcttttattcctttctctttcttagTAACCATTAGAATATGACCATCGGTAGTGGATGAAATTGCAAGGCAGTCTTTTTCCATGAGCGTTCTTCTTTACTGATTATTCTATTGTTTGGTACTTTTCTCTGACAACATTTAAAGTGATTTGTACGAGTATGTTCTATTTTCCTCTTAATTGTCACTCTGGATATGCATTGCTTTCCTGCCTGATGGCTATATTTCATGTTctattttccattttcctcCCCTTTTCCTTATGTCCCATGTCTTTCTTGGTATTCTTATAATCATGTATTAGTCCATGTTCACCTCCTCCTCAATATCAATTTGCATCAAATTCTGTATTAGTCTCAGTCTTTGTCCTTGATGGTCCTGTCCCTACTTTTGTTGCTGTGTCTGCAGCTCTCATAATTCCGTATGCATCGTGTTACTGCATTTTACAATCATTTATTTATGAGGGCGCAAAAAGTTTCTTACCTCTAGAGCTATGCCCCAACACGATTTGTAAAGTCATCGTAGTGTTATTTGTACTTATGTAGACTTGTTTGCTGAAACCTTAAATTCGTTAATCCCTCTTGCAAACAGAACAATGATTGTTGTAATAGGCTGGTATCTTGCAGAAGTAagtaattcagacctttccttAGAATGATAAAAACTGAAATTTCTTTGTTACGGCTCAAGGTGGAATTAATATTATCACTTTGCAATTAATAAAACGGACTCCGAAAAAATCCAGTCATTATTTTCGGTACAAAAAGGAAGCGTATTCTCGAGTAACATGGGGTTAGCTTTCAtttcttaagaaaaaaaaagaaaaagaaaaaccctgAGGTGTTTTACTATAAAATTCCATTCACGGTGTTGAGAGGCATTTTTCTTCAGAGTGCAAAATTTCATGAAGTTTACAAAAGGAATAAACaacctttgaaataacaaaTATACGAAACCGGTATGTTGAAGAACGGTTGTGATATTTTGGAGATCATTCTACCAATCAAAGCAAAATGCCTTTAtacgtctgtctgtctgtttgtttgtttgtttgtttgtttgtttgtttgtttgtttgtttgttttcagaatttaaaCCATATCCATAACTTTCATTTGCCTTGCtgcaaataaaatgcatgacaGATCCCataacaaaatgtgaataggaaaaaaaaatgtttgcagaTGGTGAGAAGATATGACATTCACTGATTCTGTTTGTCTTTTCTTAAGGCTACAAACATCAACTTCAAATTTCTTGACTCTCATACAACTCTGATTTTAACTCAGAATTCTCTGAAAAGGATGTTTGTGTGGTATCGTCAAAATACTGTACCACTTCCGCTTTGTGATATCCCATCAGAGTTACTCATCCCAAAACAAGAGCATGTAAACTTGCAAAGACAGCACGGGATTACTGCGAGGATCATGTTTTAcctattcaaaaacaaacataaaaaataatattctaTATAGCCTGTCTTAGTCTCTGCAGGCAGTTTTAGTCTATTATTCTTTAAAGAAAGTTCTCTTGACTATTTGTCCCAAAGAAGTTACATTCGAACAATGAAACAACAAACATTCCATGAGATGCATACATGTCTGATTGATAACATGAAACTGTAATCATCAAATTTTACAAGTAAACTGTTTTTGATAAAGTGCGTACCTAAATTTCGTTTaaattgtcctccccccccccacacacacacacacaccatggaGGGTTGTCAAGCAAACTAATTGACAGTTATATTGATAATCACTCTGCACAATTTACTAAATAGATatgtcatcagcatcatcacaatcatccaTTTAACATTATAGCCATTATCAATCTCTCAATCAGTACACTTATCATTAGCCTTTGTTTATTCATCTTTTCGTTTATCATTCGAGAATAAATTCACTATCCTTTAAGTCATATATACAGCAGTCTTTGCATTCATTCAGTCTAAAAAGTTAACATGCCGGACCAACAGGAAGAGTGTATGCTCCTTATTTAGGTTACACCATTACACCTTGAAAGCGCGGCAAGAAACACCGATTGGTGGCACACTTGAGATTGTCAATAATTTTGGGTCATTTGTGATACGTGATGTGGGTGGGTTCGGCAAACACTAAGTCTTTACGGATTTGCAATTTCATTCCCTATCGGAGGTGCTATACACATAACTCCATGGCTACACCAAGGAGCTACTATAGCCATAATGGAGCTACAATCAGCTGACAGTGGTTATAACAGTTTGAAATCTGCAACACGAAAGGAGCATATACACACCAGATGCTGCAAACAATGTTCCTGCAcagaacaacaaaaataaatcaaaacaaacaaacacaaaagctgTTAGTACACCAGATAGGACCCTCTAGGACCCCGTAGACAATTATCATACCCCTTACCCCGACCCTAATCCTTATCATGagcctaatcctaatcctaacccataTTCTAacccctaacctaaccctaaatTTTACTCTAACACTATCACTTACTCTAACTCATACTTATACTTGAGGTAAaattgtcggggggggggggtaattgtcctgataGGGTTGAAACCACCGATCTTGGTTAAACCAGCTGTATATCTGACGTTGGTGGCGCGAGACAATCTTGCTTGCTGCATGTCTGGTATTCATGTCACTCCGTCAGGACGCGCGTATGTCGAAAAGGCAGTGGTGTCAGACGACCGTGAGACGCGGTGGGAGAAGAGTCACTTTGATCGAGCTGGTGGTTGGAAGCATGGAGATAGCGGTGTGAACAATTAGTGTTAAGCGCtgatctcattttctttctctatatataaatacatcGGAACAGTGGTCTCATGGAATGATTTAGTGTGAAGACATGGTCAGCTACATGTCATTCGCAGTTTTTCTCTGGCGCTTTTGGTTTGCTACGCCTAGAAAAGTCTGAGTTGAAAATGCTCTGATGAAGCGtgattttctatatttttctcattCCATCATCGTCTTCATGTGTTGCAAAGTtaagatttcaaagaaaaaaattcaatcaaTAATAACGATTTCTTAATCAATGGCGTGCAGCTATGTGACATCGACGACGGCAGACGACAATTTGATTGATGTTGAACACAGCGTAATAGGGAAACCTCAATATCTATTTTTGTAACTTATTTTGATACATTCTGAAGTCATCGCGACTCGTCCGCAATGAATGCTTCACTCGTCACTGTTGCTCAGGACGAATGGCAAGCCTACGAGAGTCCTCTGCACTACTCCGAGCGGATATTCCTCGCGACCGTCTCGGCGCTGGTCTCCGTGGTCGGACTATTCGGCAACGGCATGGTTATCCTCGCCGTCGCGCTCTCACGGAAACTCCGCACAGCCACCAACGTGTACGTGGTCAACCTCAGTGTCGCCGACATGTTGACGTGTCTGCTGATGCCTTTCCATGTCATGGCCGTCCTCAGCACGCATACGTATCCGATCACGGAGTGGACGTGCTCGGTCGCGGCTGCCTCGAGTATCATCTCGTCCGGATGTAGCATATACTCGCTGGCCGCCATCGCTCTCAACCGGCTATTCCTCGTCACGCAGCCCACCCACCGCTACCGCAGTTTTTACCGGACTCGGAATCTGGTACTAACCACACTCCTCACATGGACCGTCCCAACCGTCTTTACCATCGGACCGCCATTGGCCTCCATTGGCGACGTCGGTTTCGACGAGAAATACACTCGCTGTGGTCCGAAACACACGGAGAACGCCAGTATCTATGACATGACTCTGGCAACCATCTTCTACCCAGGCCCGCTCGTTATCATCGTCGTCTGCTACGCTAAGCTGTTTGCTTACGTCCGTCGTCACACGAAGACTATGGCGGCCATGGAGGCATCATCCTCTTCGTACACGCCAAAGTCCCCCACCAAGTCGGCTCCCGTCACGATATCGCCGCCCGTCTCCCCGACACCGGAGTCGGCCCTCAAGGCGAAGAGCTACTTCCAGGATCTGAACAGGCGACACACGAGGCAGCACTTCAGTCGGCGCCAGATGGAGATCACGAGAAATCTCTTCTACGTGGTCATCGCCTTTTTCCTGTGCCTTACACCCTACAGCGTGTCGCTCATGATCCCGGGGTCCGACCACATTGTGCCTTACGCTGGAGCCATCTACCTCTTGGGAAGCTGTGTCAACCCTTTCATCTACGCGTCCAAACATCCTCACTTCAAAGGTAAGTCCAAGATAGATTTCTTCGTAAAATTCTTAAGCGCTATTAGATACCATACACATGCAAATCATCATTCACTGTTTATTACAGGATACGTACAAACATGCGCGTAATTATTCATATAATTAagattattaaaggacaagttcaccttcataaacataaggattgagagaatgcagcaatattagtagaacacatcagtgaaagtttgaggaaaattggacaattgatgcaaaagttatgaattttttaaatttttgtgttggaaccgctggatgaggagactactaaggctcgtggtGTCATAattatgagtacaacagtataaagaaaatatgaagaaaattcaacacattttcactttttttcgcataataaaagagcacttgactttcctctttctaaaggcagggggaataatattacccataacatatgtcagtaacaagtcgagggaatgtgtacttttttcaaaagatgaaattttgtgaaattctctttatattttccttatattgttgtacgcatgtgacatcatacactgcagtagtcttctcatccagcagtgactgcacaaaaacttcaaaaattcataacttttgaacggattgtccgattttcctcaaactttcaaagatttgttctactaatattgctacattctctcaatacttatgttaatgaaggtgaacttgtcgtTTAAGATTTGTACACATAATTACATAGGTATACATGGCAGTAGCCTATAGACATGATAGATATACGAGTACACTCCGGCATTTCGAATTGTCTGGTGTGGGTAGTTGGCGGATAAGAAGCAGTcgtatagaaaagaaaataggatAATATCCAGTCATACATCCCCATACGTTTAGCACCTGATGTTCAGCAGGTGCAATGTAGATACAATTGCCAATCGGAATGTCCTTCCATGTCAACGTTGATCTTCAGGAAAATTCCAGTGCAGTTGATAGTGGAATAGTCTGAAAAGAAGGACTCAAATTTTCttacaacaaataaaaaaatgatcaaatcggatgaaaaataaggaagttataacattttgaagttttgctaatcttTCAGGAAACTGCTTGAACAGTCACTATGAATATGCAAATcttgaagtgatgatgtcatccccaCGTAGCTTGCCATATAGTTTATCAataaatttccagtttttcattcaaacgcaattgcTCCCCAGTCTCATAAAATTATCTAGCTAATCATTATTCTGCAGTTATTGAATCAGGAATGATGTTTTACACTCTAATCCTGTCTTACACTTTtataacagaaacattgaatttcgtcatttttttttgtacacgattaatggaaaattgtgaggtgatgacatcatcagctcactcatttgcatatccgTATAAACTGTAAGAGAACTGTTCTACAGAAATAAGTGAAACAcgatttcatgattttctttattttcatcatacCCGCAGATTTAATCTAATTTTCCCTGTTTACACTCGCAAGATTTTGCCCTTTCTTATCAGATTATTTTATAACTGAcctggaattcctcttta from Diadema setosum chromosome 9, eeDiaSeto1, whole genome shotgun sequence includes the following:
- the LOC140233085 gene encoding alpha-1A adrenergic receptor-like, with translation MNASLVTVAQDEWQAYESPLHYSERIFLATVSALVSVVGLFGNGMVILAVALSRKLRTATNVYVVNLSVADMLTCLLMPFHVMAVLSTHTYPITEWTCSVAAASSIISSGCSIYSLAAIALNRLFLVTQPTHRYRSFYRTRNLVLTTLLTWTVPTVFTIGPPLASIGDVGFDEKYTRCGPKHTENASIYDMTLATIFYPGPLVIIVVCYAKLFAYVRRHTKTMAAMEASSSSYTPKSPTKSAPVTISPPVSPTPESALKAKSYFQDLNRRHTRQHFSRRQMEITRNLFYVVIAFFLCLTPYSVSLMIPGSDHIVPYAGAIYLLGSCVNPFIYASKHPHFKGVLKCIMGCRFADIDQPAKFMRRIISNQRMAHNASTNNTSKRETPKMAPQSSG